A portion of the Tamandua tetradactyla isolate mTamTet1 chromosome 16, mTamTet1.pri, whole genome shotgun sequence genome contains these proteins:
- the LOC143658590 gene encoding ret finger protein-like 4A, with amino-acid sequence MHIVPQTLIMAEHFKEGSTCPICMAYLEKPMSLKCGYVCCLSCINSLKKKHHREVILCPLCSVLSEKNDIRCKWQLGKLVSKIKELEPCLRDILHMNPRMQKFQVHVTLDVDTANNYLIISDDLRSVQCGIFKQDREERTERFNSICVLGTPRFTSGRHYWEVDTGTSKEWDLGVCKDSVNRQEEVLLSSERGFWTVGLRDGDLYSASTEPLTPLRVSPQLHRVGLFLDMDIGTVSFCDIRDRSHVFTFTKISVTEPLRPFFAPANPVNDGQGSLSIGP; translated from the exons ATGCACATTGTCCCCCAGACTCTGATCATGGCTGAACACTTTAAAGAAGGAAGTACATGCCCCATCTGCATGGCTTATCTTGAAAAACCCATGTCCCTGAAGTGTGGATATGTCTGCTGCCTGAGCTGCATCAATTCGCTGAAGAAGAAGCACCACAGGGAAGTTATACTGTGTCCCCTCTGTTCTGTGCTATCTGAGAAGAATGACATCAGGTGCAAATGGCAGCTGGGGAAGCTGGTTTCCAAAATCAAAGAACTGGAACCCTGCCTGAGAGATATTCTACACATGAACCCAAGGATGCAGAAATTTCAAG TGCATGTGACCTTGGATGTTGACACAGCCAATAATTATCTCATCATCTCTGATGACCTGCGGAGCGTCCAGTGTGGGATTTTCAAACAGGATCGGGAAGAGCGGACTGAGAGATTCAACTCAATCTGTGTGCTGGGCACCCCTCGGTTCACCTCTGGCCGCCATTACTGGGAGGTGGACACAGGAACAAGCAAAGAATGGGACCTGGGCGTCTGCAAAGACTCTGTGAATCGACAGGAGGAAGTTCTGCTGTCTTCAGAGCGTGGCTTCTGGACTGTGGGTTTGAGAGATGGAGACCTCTACTCAGCTAGCACTGAACCCTTGACTCCTCTCCGGGTGAGCCCTCAATTACACCGAGTAGGGCTTTTCTTGGACATGGATATTGGAACTGTTTCCTTTTGTGACATTAGAGATAGATCCCATGTCTTTACATTCACCAAAATTTCTGTCACAGAGCCACTGCGCCCATTCTTTGCTCCTGCAAATCCAGTTAACGATGGTCAGGGCTCCCTGAGTATTGGCCCATGA